CACGTTGAGGAGGAACGCCACCAGGAAGCACACCAGGATCGCGAAGAACTTGGCCGACAGCGCCGGCGCGCTCGTCATGCCCACCACCAGCGGCGCGCCAGGGAGGAGCCCGCCGTcgctgttgttgttgttgttgttgttggaggcggcggtggcgcctccgcctccgccgccgctggACATGAGGACGGCGATCAGCGAGCTCAGGGTGATGGCTGTCGAGGCTAGCAGCGTCGACGCCATGATGTTGTTGCGGATCGTCTGCACCGCCAGCACCGCGTGCTTCCCTGACGGCTCCTGCGATTTCAGCCAAGTACAAGGATCATCAATAAACCCTATATCAGTTCTTGGCTTGCATGCttgattttttatttggttgGTTGATGGACAATCTTACAATCATGAGCGaaacagaaacaaaaaaaaaagagacaaatgcatgcacatggacGATGGCCGGATAGATCGATCGTGTAGGACTGTTGTTCGTGCATGCATTCACGCATTTGATCCGAAGTTTAAGAGCGCGTGATATGATGTAATTAACAATTTAAACAAGAATGGATTGAAGAAGAAATGGATATCACCTCCATGATGTGTCGAACCCAGATGCGGCGGTTGATGGCGTTCACGCCGATGACGGTGGTCGCCGGGTGCCGGCGGACGCGGAGGAGCAGCCACGCGTGGTACCCGGCCATCAGCGCCAGCCCCAGCGGCACCAGCACGTAGTCCAGCTCTTCCTTCTTCATCCCCATATCCCTCCCTCTCCGTCTCCGACCGATGAATGCCGAGACGCGAATGCGCGCGATCACACGAGACGAGGAACGGAGGAAGACGAGGAACGGAGCAGTCCGGATGGAAGGCggcccacttctccttcgttaaATGGGCCGTCCTGGTGTCCGAATCGCGGGCCCACGGCCCAGCCCATCGCGCCGAAATCACACTAGCCTGCAGCCTGCTTTCTACTTGTAAGGCTTGCTGCCTAAGCCCTTTTCCCCCGAGCGCACCTTCGGCTTTGCTCCGACGCCGGCGAGCGAGACCGCGCGAgccaccgcggcggcggcggtttgCGGCGATGGGGTCCATGACGATCGGCGCCAAGTACAAGACCACGATCAAGGACCCCGGCACCCCAGGCATCCTCCGCATGGTGCGTGCCACCCTCTCCTCCCCTTCCCCTTTCCCTCCCACTCCGCGCGGCTCTCCCTCCCCTCCCCACCCCTCCCTCTCCTCCCGGCGCGCGCGCACGGCTCGCTAGCAGTCTCCCCTGGGGGTGCCCCGCTGTTGCGGGCGAGGGTTTTTGGTCAGCGGATTCTGGGGCGCGCGGCAAATTGAATCGAGGGACCGGTGGAGACTAGCCGCTGGCTGATTGGATCGGTGGAGGTGGAGGCGCGCGCGGGTTTGTGCTCATCAGCGGTAGCAAATCCGAGCCACGGGGCAGGGGTAGCTTTGTGGGTTACCCTCCGCATCCTGGAGGTTCGGATGCGGAGGGATGAGCTAAGCTAATTTTGAGCATTTTTCATGTATGGATGGTCACCCATTTAGTTTGCTGTTCAATTTTAGTACCATTTGCATTTGCGTCTGGCTTCGTTTCCTTGCTCAGCAATACATTGTTGGGTCCAAATATGATCGGTTTGTTGTCCTTCTAATTACAGAACGATGATAGGTTCACCTTCACCCCTAATGATCCACGGTCGGCAATGAAGTTCAATGTTGATTTCCGAACCATCAAAGGTATGCACTTACTTCTGTCCATGGAAGTTCTGTTGTTAACTTGTTATATGCTGGGATTTGGCGTACCAGCTTGTTAAGTATACCTAATTAACTGTGGAACTTATCTTCACATACCTATAACATATCTACTGAAGGGTCATTTTAAACTTTTTAACCTTAAACAAATGATCACTAGACTCAAGAAAACAATTTAAGCTGTGATAGAGTTTCATGCATACTGAAATAGTTGGATTTGTTGCCTGTGCTCCAGGTCACAAGTTCAACAAAGTAGAGGGTAACAAAGCAGCATTATTGAACCTTTCAAAAGAAGACAAGGTTTGAGCAATTTATAGCATTTTCGCTGCCTTATTTCTAATTGTTTTCAAGGTTTGTATGAGATGCATATATTTTTTCCTCAGGCTGGAGGCTACATATTTGAGTTTGACAATGTTGGTAACCGCGACCTATGTCGAGACTTTGTAGGTAATGTTCATTTTGTAGTTAGTCGATGGCAACAGAACAGTTAAATATTTTCTTTTGAAGATATCTAATGTAGGCATGTAATGAAAGTAACATGAAGTACTTAGCTGTTTCTCCCATAAACTTTTCTCCAATGCCAGTTACTTGCAGAATAAGAAT
This window of the Sorghum bicolor cultivar BTx623 chromosome 7, Sorghum_bicolor_NCBIv3, whole genome shotgun sequence genome carries:
- the LOC8067843 gene encoding uncharacterized protein LOC8067843 isoform X2; the encoded protein is MKKEELDYVLVPLGLALMAGYHAWLLLRVRRHPATTVIGVNAINRRIWVRHIMEPSGKHAVLAVQTIRNNIMASTLLASTAITLSSLIAVLMSSGGGGGGATAASNNNNNNNSDGGLLPGAPLVVGMTSAPALSAKFFAILVCFLVAFLLNVQSIRYYSHASVLVNVPAPPPPRRRRRTVGYVTDMINRGSYFWSLGARAFYFSCPVFLWLFGPIPMFVACVVLVCALYFLDVCKDWEEEEREEEDDDRHGRRHRHCISDDDDERSRQGKDAEQQV
- the LOC8067843 gene encoding uncharacterized protein LOC8067843 isoform X1 → MKKEELDYVLVPLGLALMAGYHAWLLLRVRRHPATTVIGVNAINRRIWVRHIMEEPSGKHAVLAVQTIRNNIMASTLLASTAITLSSLIAVLMSSGGGGGGATAASNNNNNNNSDGGLLPGAPLVVGMTSAPALSAKFFAILVCFLVAFLLNVQSIRYYSHASVLVNVPAPPPPRRRRRTVGYVTDMINRGSYFWSLGARAFYFSCPVFLWLFGPIPMFVACVVLVCALYFLDVCKDWEEEEREEEDDDRHGRRHRHCISDDDDERSRQGKDAEQQV